One region of Bacillota bacterium genomic DNA includes:
- a CDS encoding MATE family efflux transporter has protein sequence MAQAAGKVKQQEELTQRAMRKNILRMVWPATLESTLQMTVGMVAMAMIGHVGPGAVGAVGLSNRVTQIVWAIFASIGTGATVLIARAVGAGDKEAARRTAQQALVVAIVLVCVLTLLVVWQARWLMVTLFRAEAYTLDMSFSFLALVAWGMPFMAVMQVVGAAMRGAGNTRTPMTVALVVNIISVCANYVLIYGHFGFPALGLRGAAIATISAQSVGAVLALYFLASGSEFSFALFKGYVLDTKLVRSILKIGVPAAAEMIFWQAATIVLMRLIVGFGTEELAAHQLGLTAESLSYMPAVGFGIAATAFVGQSLGAENPRQAARYVAEILRYCLILTVLTASILFFVPEMIMGFLTQDAEVIRLGAIYLSLMAVAQFPQQIAGVLNGALRGAGDTKAPMYIGGIGLWLIRLPLAFFLSQNLGLGITGVWVAMTIDLFFRFGLSSYRYYRGHWKSNLRIT, from the coding sequence TTGGCCCAAGCCGCAGGTAAAGTCAAGCAGCAAGAGGAACTAACACAGCGAGCCATGCGGAAGAATATTTTGCGTATGGTTTGGCCTGCTACACTAGAGAGCACTCTCCAGATGACTGTAGGTATGGTGGCGATGGCCATGATTGGGCATGTCGGGCCCGGCGCAGTGGGAGCGGTGGGCCTCTCTAATCGTGTCACACAGATAGTGTGGGCGATTTTTGCCTCTATCGGCACAGGAGCAACGGTCCTTATAGCTCGCGCCGTAGGCGCCGGCGACAAAGAGGCGGCCAGGCGTACGGCGCAGCAGGCTCTAGTCGTGGCTATTGTGCTAGTGTGCGTTCTCACCCTGCTCGTAGTGTGGCAGGCACGCTGGCTAATGGTCACCTTATTTCGGGCTGAGGCATATACTCTCGATATGAGTTTCAGTTTCTTGGCATTGGTGGCCTGGGGCATGCCGTTTATGGCCGTCATGCAAGTGGTCGGCGCCGCGATGCGTGGGGCGGGCAATACGCGCACTCCCATGACTGTGGCCTTAGTGGTCAACATCATCAGTGTCTGCGCCAATTATGTGCTCATTTACGGGCACTTCGGGTTTCCGGCCCTTGGCCTGCGCGGGGCAGCCATTGCTACCATCAGCGCACAGAGCGTTGGCGCCGTGCTGGCGCTGTATTTTTTGGCCAGCGGCAGCGAATTTTCGTTTGCCTTGTTTAAGGGGTATGTTCTAGACACGAAGCTCGTACGGTCCATACTGAAGATTGGTGTGCCGGCTGCTGCCGAGATGATTTTTTGGCAGGCCGCCACTATTGTGCTCATGAGGCTTATCGTCGGCTTTGGCACGGAGGAGCTAGCGGCTCACCAGCTTGGCCTGACGGCAGAAAGCCTGAGCTACATGCCTGCAGTAGGTTTTGGCATTGCGGCCACAGCTTTCGTGGGCCAGAGCCTAGGGGCAGAGAATCCGCGCCAGGCCGCGAGGTATGTGGCTGAGATTCTACGCTACTGCCTCATTTTGACCGTGCTAACGGCATCAATACTCTTTTTTGTGCCCGAAATGATTATGGGCTTCTTGACACAAGATGCCGAGGTGATTCGCCTGGGGGCCATTTACTTGAGCCTGATGGCCGTAGCGCAGTTCCCGCAGCAAATCGCCGGAGTACTAAACGGCGCGCTACGCGGCGCAGGAGATACTAAGGCCCCTATGTATATCGGTGGTATCGGGTTGTGGCTCATTCGGTTGCCGTTGGCATTTTTTCTGAGCCAGAACTTGGGGTTAGGAATCACCGGAGTTTGGGTGGCGATGACCATAGATTTGTTTTTTCGCTTTGGCTTGAGTAGCTATCGCTACTACCGCGGCCACTGGAAGAGTAACTTGCGCATCACTTGA
- a CDS encoding aminotransferase class I/II-fold pyridoxal phosphate-dependent enzyme: MNISNRAPLWEAIKEHHSRASYPFHVPGHKGGRGLPSEFRADWAPYDLTELPGLDNLLCPSGPILAAEALAAEWAGARATHFTTNGSSAALIAAVLACCARGSQVVLPQNAHLSLFHACVLGDLCPVFVPVSLDNRLGIPLGFTPAALRQVLSTTQASLVVLVHPTYHGVCGDVAALSVVCREFGVPLLVDEAHGTHLLLADKAPFSAVRQGADLVVQSVHKTGTALTGAAWLHCMAEQWAERSKEALRLVQSTSPSYPLLASLDLARANMQRKGPPLLTEAVRVAQLARQLLPCFTPPLPYRQDPLRLVIDCAKLGLSGYELERLLVRRGVWPEMVEPHVVTLVWGLYDGEEALMCLKEAVSHLPCTVSPVFSPPESLPLPLCPTVLRPAEAYWQEKVGIPLNEACGRIAGAPVTPYPPGIPVIWPGQMFTEECVEYIMSRRDTSPSKGESQAREVKVLVHDKGS; the protein is encoded by the coding sequence ATGAATATTAGTAACCGTGCCCCGCTGTGGGAAGCTATAAAAGAGCACCATAGCCGCGCCTCCTACCCTTTTCATGTGCCTGGGCACAAGGGCGGGCGCGGTTTGCCAAGTGAGTTTAGGGCGGACTGGGCGCCTTATGATTTGACCGAGCTCCCAGGGCTAGATAACCTGCTCTGTCCGAGTGGACCGATTTTGGCAGCGGAAGCCTTGGCGGCAGAGTGGGCGGGGGCGAGAGCCACGCATTTTACGACTAATGGGAGTAGCGCCGCGCTGATCGCCGCTGTGCTAGCCTGTTGTGCGCGGGGGTCTCAGGTAGTCTTGCCGCAAAATGCTCACTTAAGCCTCTTTCACGCTTGTGTGCTCGGCGATCTTTGCCCCGTTTTTGTACCGGTATCACTAGATAACCGCCTAGGTATTCCTCTCGGGTTTACGCCCGCTGCGCTCAGGCAGGTGCTTAGCACTACACAAGCCTCGCTCGTGGTGCTAGTTCATCCCACCTATCATGGGGTTTGTGGCGATGTTGCCGCGCTCTCAGTTGTTTGCCGCGAGTTTGGTGTGCCCCTCTTGGTGGACGAAGCGCACGGTACGCACCTCTTGTTGGCGGACAAGGCCCCTTTCTCAGCTGTCCGGCAAGGCGCTGACCTTGTGGTGCAAAGCGTACACAAAACGGGGACAGCCCTGACAGGTGCGGCCTGGCTGCACTGTATGGCCGAGCAGTGGGCTGAGAGAAGCAAAGAGGCGCTAAGGTTGGTGCAATCTACCTCGCCCTCCTATCCCTTGCTCGCATCGCTAGATCTAGCGCGAGCGAATATGCAAAGAAAGGGTCCGCCGCTACTCACAGAGGCTGTGCGGGTGGCTCAGTTGGCCCGTCAGTTACTGCCCTGCTTTACTCCGCCCCTGCCGTACCGGCAAGATCCCCTGCGCTTAGTTATAGATTGTGCTAAGCTTGGACTAAGTGGTTACGAACTAGAGCGGCTGCTTGTGCGGCGCGGGGTATGGCCCGAAATGGTGGAGCCACATGTTGTCACCCTGGTTTGGGGCCTGTACGATGGAGAAGAGGCCCTCATGTGCCTGAAAGAGGCCGTTTCTCATCTGCCCTGCACCGTAAGCCCAGTATTTTCGCCCCCAGAATCGCTACCTCTGCCGCTTTGTCCCACAGTTTTGCGCCCTGCAGAGGCCTACTGGCAGGAGAAAGTAGGCATTCCCCTTAACGAAGCCTGCGGCAGAATCGCCGGCGCACCAGTCACACCCTATCCCCCCGGTATTCCTGTTATTTGGCCGGGGCAAATGTTTACAGAAGAATGCGTAGAGTACATTATGTCGAGGCGAGACACTTCCCCGAGCAAGGGCGAGAGTCAGGCCAGAGAAGTGAAGGTGTTAGTCCATGACAAGGGCTCCTAA
- a CDS encoding dTMP kinase: MTRAPKGLFISLEGPDGCGKTTQARAVQKELAQQGVKSILTREPGGTPLGEAIREMLLSPSSCGMSPRTEMLLYAASRAQHVDEVVRPHLEAGVSVICDRFIDSSLVYQGVGLALGMDQVLEVNLVATGGLLPDLTIVLYQSASKARERLNMKLSKTKTTTDRIESRDFVYQERVAEGYLRLAELFPRRVVLLNADDSVEEITRGIMSKVHQLERGDRQ, from the coding sequence ATGACAAGGGCTCCTAAGGGGTTATTTATTTCGCTCGAGGGTCCAGACGGCTGCGGAAAAACAACACAAGCCAGAGCCGTGCAAAAAGAGTTGGCGCAACAAGGAGTTAAATCCATACTTACCCGCGAGCCGGGCGGCACGCCGCTAGGCGAGGCGATTCGCGAGATGCTGCTTTCCCCGTCTAGTTGCGGCATGAGCCCACGCACAGAAATGCTGCTCTACGCCGCCAGCCGTGCACAGCATGTCGATGAAGTAGTGAGGCCGCACCTCGAGGCAGGTGTTTCTGTCATTTGCGACCGCTTTATTGATTCTAGCCTCGTGTACCAGGGGGTGGGGCTCGCGCTTGGGATGGACCAAGTTCTCGAGGTTAATTTAGTGGCAACGGGCGGGCTGCTGCCCGACCTGACCATAGTTCTCTACCAGAGCGCCAGTAAGGCGAGGGAGAGACTTAACATGAAGCTCAGTAAGACTAAAACAACGACAGACCGCATAGAATCCCGCGATTTTGTTTATCAGGAGCGTGTCGCGGAGGGGTATCTGCGCCTAGCAGAGCTTTTTCCTCGGCGCGTGGTGCTACTTAATGCTGATGATTCTGTCGAGGAGATTACCCGTGGTATAATGAGTAAAGTACACCAATTAGAAAGGGGAGACAGGCAGTGA
- a CDS encoding cyclic-di-AMP receptor, producing the protein MKLVIAVVQDKDSQSLVEVLVEKGFRATKLASTGGFLKAGNTTLLVGVEDRDVPTVLAAIRDICQAREELVTPMAPMGSGAVESYVPYPIEVLVGGATVFVVDVAEFHRY; encoded by the coding sequence GTGAAGTTGGTTATAGCCGTAGTCCAAGACAAAGATAGTCAGAGTCTCGTAGAAGTGCTGGTAGAGAAGGGTTTTAGGGCCACTAAATTGGCCAGCACGGGTGGCTTTCTTAAGGCTGGCAACACCACTCTCCTAGTCGGTGTAGAAGACCGAGACGTACCCACTGTGCTGGCTGCTATCCGCGATATTTGCCAGGCGAGGGAAGAGCTGGTCACCCCCATGGCGCCCATGGGCAGTGGTGCCGTAGAGTCCTACGTGCCCTATCCGATAGAAGTTTTAGTAGGTGGAGCCACAGTGTTCGTCGTAGACGTGGCCGAGTTTCATCGTTACTAG
- a CDS encoding stage 0 sporulation family protein, whose translation MPEVIGVRFKRLGKVYHFDPMGIPLEVGDFCVVETARGLEYGEVASQPREVQSEAVVAPLKGVVRKATAEDQARVVAKEKFEEEAFVVAQEKIAAHKLEMKLVDVESAFDGSKILFYFTAEGRVDFRELVKDLAAVFKTRIELRQIGVRDEAKMLGGLGPCGRMLCCATFLGDFAPVSIKMAKEQHLSLNPAKISGLCGRLMCCLRYECNLPEVLAALGTTTRPQCTEGEGHTCCKTRAVADEKE comes from the coding sequence TTGCCAGAGGTCATAGGTGTGCGCTTTAAGCGCTTAGGTAAAGTCTATCATTTCGATCCCATGGGGATTCCCCTTGAGGTGGGGGATTTTTGCGTTGTTGAGACCGCGCGAGGGCTCGAGTATGGCGAGGTGGCGAGCCAGCCCCGGGAAGTGCAGAGCGAAGCTGTGGTCGCGCCGCTTAAAGGCGTGGTCCGCAAAGCCACGGCAGAAGACCAGGCGAGGGTTGTCGCTAAAGAGAAGTTTGAAGAAGAAGCCTTTGTCGTGGCGCAAGAGAAGATTGCCGCGCACAAGCTAGAGATGAAGCTAGTAGATGTGGAATCGGCCTTTGACGGCTCGAAGATTCTCTTTTATTTTACGGCTGAGGGCAGAGTAGATTTTAGAGAACTAGTTAAAGACCTAGCGGCTGTGTTTAAGACTCGGATCGAACTCAGGCAAATCGGGGTGCGCGATGAGGCCAAGATGTTAGGCGGCTTAGGTCCCTGTGGGCGCATGCTTTGCTGTGCTACTTTTCTCGGTGATTTTGCCCCCGTATCCATTAAAATGGCCAAAGAGCAGCATCTATCTCTCAACCCGGCCAAGATTTCTGGGTTGTGCGGACGACTAATGTGCTGCTTGCGGTATGAATGTAATTTGCCGGAGGTACTTGCCGCACTCGGCACGACCACCAGGCCGCAGTGTACCGAGGGTGAAGGGCATACTTGCTGCAAGACTAGGGCTGTAGCGGACGAAAAAGAGTAG